The following coding sequences are from one Nicotiana tabacum cultivar K326 chromosome 1, ASM71507v2, whole genome shotgun sequence window:
- the LOC107763727 gene encoding protein DETOXIFICATION 56-like, giving the protein MPPSPEYVTKKWPASSLMQNAVSELKLQKGILLPLMAMNFTWFAKTAITTAFLGRLGDLYLAGGTLGFTFANVTGFSVLNGLCGAMEPICGQAFGAKNYKLLHKTLVMATLLLLLISLPISFLWLNIDTILIQFGQQEDISNMAKKYLIYLLPDLVITSLLCPLKAYLSTQNITIPIMLSSALAVACHVPLTMLLSRTKGIIGVSMAYWITDFLIMIFLSIYVVIAENKKGGKWKEGGWWDQRIRDWIRLLKLCGPCCLTTCLEWWCYEILVLLTGHLPNAKQAIGVIAIVLNFDYLLFSVMLSLSTCASIRVSNELGADSPGPAYRAAYVSLATSIVSGFLGGAVMAGARGIWGPLFSHNKGIINGVKKMMLLMALLEVVNFPLAVCGGIVRGTARPWLGMYANISGFYLLALPLGVVLAFKIHLGLTGLLTGFVVGVAVCLALLLVFIARIDWVQEAKKAQVFACNLEEIGNDDN; this is encoded by the coding sequence ATGCCACCTTCACCTGAATATGTAACAAAGAAATGGCCAGCATCAAGCCTCATGCAAAATGCCGTTTCAGAGCTAAAATTGCAAAAAGGAATACTACTTCCTTTGATGGCTATGAACTTCACATGGTTTGCAAAAACAGCCATCACAACTGCATTTCTTGGTAGGCTTGGAGATCTTTATTTAGCTGGAGGAACACTTGGTTTTACTTTTGCAAATGTAACCGGATTTTCAGTACTAAATGGCCTTTGTGGTGCAATGGAGCCTATTTGTGGACAAGCTTTTGGAGCCAAGAATTACAAACTTCTTCATAAGACCCTTGTTATGGCTACTTTATTATTACTACTAATCAGCTTGCCTATTTCATTTTTGTGGCTAAATATTGATACGATCCTCATTCAATTTGGCCAACAAGAAGATATTTCAAATATGGCCAAAAAGTATCTCATTTATCTCCTCCCTGATTTGGTTATCACCTCTTTGTTATGTCCTTTAAAGGCTTATTTAAGCACACAAAATATTACAATCCCAATTATGTTAAGCTCAGCTCTAGCAGTTGCATGTCATGTACCATTAACCATGTTACTTTCAAGAACTAAGGGTATAATAGGAGTTTCTATGGCATATTGGATAACAGATTTTTTGATCATGATATTTTTGTCTATTTATGTAGTGATAGCAGAGAATAAAAAGGGAGGAAAAtggaaagaaggaggatggtggGATCAAAGAATTCGCGATTGGATCAGACTACTAAAATTATGTGGACCATGTTGTCTTACTACTTGTCTTGAATGGTGGTGTTATGAAATCTTGGTTTTGTTAACAGGACATCTCCCAAATGCTAAACAAGCAATTGGAGTTATAGCCATTGTGTTAAATTTTGATTATTTGCTGTTTTCTGTTATGCTTTCGTTATCAACGTGTGCATCTATTCGTGTGTCTAATGAGCTTGGTGCAGATAGTCCTGGTCCTGCTTATCGCGCAGCCTATGTATCGTTAGCTACGAGCATTGTTTCAGGTTTTCTTGGTGGTGCTGTTATGGCTGGTGCAAGAGGAATTTGGGGGCCATTGTTTAGTCATAATAAAGGGATTATAAATGGCGTTAAGAAAATGATGTTGTTAATGGCATTACTTGAAGTGGTTAATTTTCCATTAGCAGTTTGTGGTGGAATTGTACGTGGAACGGCTAGGCCATGGCTAGGAATGTATGCTAATATTAGTGGATTTTATCTGTTAGCTTTGCCATTAGGTGTGGTTTTGGCTTTCAAGATTCATCTTGGTCTTACTGGATTGTTGACAGGGTTTGTGGTTGGAGTTGCTGTTTGTTTGGCCTTGTTGTTGGTGTTTATTGCTCGGATTGATTGGGTTCAAGAAGCTAAGAAAGCACAAGTTTTTGCTTGTAATCTTGAAGAAATAGGTAATGATGATAATTGA